A segment of the Corylus avellana chromosome ca2, CavTom2PMs-1.0 genome:
GTTTAGAAGCAAGCTCCAGCTTGATAAGCATGTATGGCaggaaaaaaagataatttgttaatttaggaATAACCTTTCTTGTTCTTTTATATGTTAAACCTTATTTGCTGACTTAGAAGCAACATTACTAACAGAGTAACCATAAATTTCTGCATTCAAACTTCACAGTGATATTCCCAAGTCATCAAAGTTACAGTTGAACAAACAAATACATCAGAAAACACAATTATGATGAAACTCAAACTCATATTCACACAGGAATGCATGCAGACACATTCTTTGACAGGGAAAAGTAGAGAATTTGTAGTGGTTACCTGTTGGCATGGTATGCCAAGTTTCTTGAGCCTCAGAGTGCGAGTGACAAGCAGCTTCTGGAAGTCACCAATTTCAGATTCAAGCTTAGCCACATGGGATTCGACCCCTTTCCCTATTCCCTTCAAAAATTCTGGTATGCCAACCTTTTCTGCAACAGGAACCAGAGCCTCAAAATCAATTGTAATATCTAATTTACTAAAAACTCTAATTGCTCTgatggaaataaaagaaaaagttatcaACTTCTTGATGCAAATATTTGTATTTAGGGGCATGAGAAAATAACACTTCTCCCCATCTCAGCCAAATATAACTATTTGCCTTAATATAggcaatatttttcaaattttaggaaacccaaataaataaaaaagaatagtatgttcaatttctttcttcttttctcataACCTCATATATTCTCAGAAACCAACCAAAGGCCAATGCTCACTTTGATTGCTAGGAAAGGGAATGAAAGGTTGTATCTATTGTCCAAATATCAGACCCCAGTAGGCACCAAGCTCTACTCTCATACAGCCATTTATCTCAGTTGATGTATAATTTTCATTACTAGAAAAACCTAAACAACATTAATCATAAGATCATAAGACcatccttttctttctttaaaatgCTAATCAATTTTCTGAGCAACCAAAGGGAAGTAAAGAATACATAACAcaacagaaaaatcaaaaggcTTGATATTACCTTTTACAGCTATTTAGCATGCTAGAGGCAAGTTTCTCATTTATGGAAGAGCCCAAACAACATAAATCATTATACCCAGAATTTATTTTCcgttttcttaaaattttctaagcaaccaaacaaaactagaaaataCAACAGAAATCAAAACAGTCAATCTTAGGCATAGACACCCATTTGGCTGAGTAGCATTACTTTTGATAGGTAATCAAGCGTATATTAAAAAAGAGTGAAGCACCCATGAGTACCCCGGAAATATATACAAGGACACcaagtaaaaacaaaagcaagaaaaacaaaggaaacacACAAAGCAGCCCAAAACAGACACGGAACCCAAAACCCAACAACCCAAAAACCCACAAGGAACCCTACATGGCTGGAATTGCATTTTCATTTCTACAAGAACCTAAACAACACAAatcccaaaacccaaaatctctTTTCCCTTTCCAATCTTTCCTTCAACTTTCCTGGCAACtacaacaaaattacaaaacttgacaacaaaaacaaatcaaaatgtTCATCCTTAAAGCCTCACACAGCAATTTGGCCTAAACAGCACAAACTACACAAcccaatattttctttcttggaaACCAAACAGAGAGAAAATTGTGTAATGGATAGTGTGTTAAACCCTCAGAAAAACCTTACCTACATATAGTGATGATTTGGAGAAGAATCTAGAGAACCCAGGAGTTGGATGTGGCTGCTGTGACATTGAAATCACCCTTGTTTTGAAGAATATCTGCCTCCACGCCATCGTCTTCCACCTGCACTAGTCTACTCCGAAGCACAACACAAAACAGAGTCACAAGCTCAAATCTAGGCAGATGAAAACTGCTGAATTTAATGGCCCTTCTATATGTGAACGGTCTACCGTTTAATGTCTGGATTTTATAAAAGATAGATAGTTtaacttaggctccgtttgtttcggtgtaaaatgttttctattagaaaatgttttcagtgaAATCATTTTTCAGATAAAAGATtttgctgaaaacattttctggcATTTGGCTCAtacaaaaaatcagaaaatatttcttatatttgcattcaatcatattaaactataaatatcaatttttattcacagcataaaaatattaatataaagcaactaaaaaaatcaacctaaaaattatgtttaattaaagtATATACATATTGGCTAACCATGATCCCATCAAATTTGAACTCAAGACACGAATGATCCCATCAAATTTCTCTATTTcctaaacaaaaactaaatgcaacacaaaatatataaatcataCTAGTGCTTAGGCTGCTTAGCAATTGGAAGCTCTTACCAGCTGCTTCAAATTTTTTGGCAGTCAATAACCCGCAATGTGAAATTAAAGTTAGCTTAATATGCCTCTTATGAGGAGAAAGAGACTATTTGTCAAATTTTCCTATATTATCAAAGTGCTCAATAAACAGCTACCACGAATGACAGTAAGGTCCCGGGCATTTGGAATAATCCTTGATGCCAATCTTTCATCCCATAGGCCTAAACCTGATTCAAGACTCCAAGCCCCATGATTCCATTAACTGGGTCAATGATTTGATTATCCAAAACCTGAGGTGTTAGGACAATACCAAAATTAGGTCCATTTTTTCCTCAAACATAGCTGACATCCTTAACACTTGGCTTCCTCAAACCGTCTTGCATGTTTTCCATTAATGATCAAGTTCAAAGGATTTAGGAGCACCCAAAGAACAGAAAAaacatcattcattttttaacaATTCTAATGCCAACACATCCACATACATAGCAAATTGTCAATTCTCTAATCAATCCAACTAATCTTACTGTCATTACAAATACCTGAGTTTCAATTTCTGCTAGTGTTAGGCAAAAAACCACCGATGTTCCAGACTCAATACAATACAGATTACTTTCAAAACGAAGGCTGAATCAAAACCACACCCACAAATCCTCCCTCGCTTACGGTACGTTCGAAATACCCCTTTTTACTCATAAATATGGAATGCCCAAAAACCGGAATCCAAAAACATAGAGAAATCGATCTCAGAGAGAGAAATCGGTGAGAGTGAAAGTGAGAAAAATCGAAgcgagagagagatagagaataGCATAAATATAGAGAGAAGTACGAGAATGGGCTGCGGGAGAGACGGGAGTACCTGAGATGCGATAACCCCAACGGCGACGGCGAAGGGAAAATCAGAAGCCTAATCCGGAGAGAGACGAGAGTACCGAGAGATAGGAGtatgcgagagagagagagagagagagaaggagactTTGAAGTTGAgcgagaagaagaagaaggtcgGGTGTGTGTGAGGGATGAGCAGCTCGACTGTGTGGGGGGAAAATCGTTTacggaaataaaaagaaaccaTTTGCATGATTAAAGAATTTTAGTTTTACTAAACAtcgaaaaataacaaaaaataaaaacaaaaatgttttaagtcgaaccaaataaaaaataaaaaaataaaaggggaaactttagaaaacccccctgaactttctGCTAATTTGAAAAACTctccctgaatttccaaaactctcatttaggcctcctgaactttggttttctctcactttggacccttttaacattaaactacgtcgttttggatgttttatacacattttacccttccccaaaattacgtcgttttgtgtcttAAAATTACAACACTTAcacagcccaaaacgacgtcgttttacgTATTAATTTTNNNNNNNNNNNNNNNNNNNNNNNNNNNNNNNNNNNNNNNNNNNNNNNNNNNNNNNNNNNNNNNNNNNNNNNNNNNNNNNNNNNNNNNNNNNNNNNNNNNNACTGTAGATTTTTAGCCCGAAAACAACACTCGCTGAGTATAACCTGATGCCAATGACTTACGCTCCAAAAAGAGCTTTATAAACGGGAGAATTATGTGTGATTTCGATACTTGTAGTCAAAGTTATACCTAATTTACTGCACATGGTGCGATATTGCCCCAATTACACTTAATTCTGCTAATTCTTGCGCTCATATTCTTTGTCAAGATAATATTCTAGCAACATTAATTCAATATCTGATAACTCTGCATCGGCGGATTCTCCTACATCattaacttattattttaaaaaatatatattaaagtggCGGTGTGGCCACCCTCAATGGAAGAGAGGGATCTGTTGGAAAGAAATAACTTGTGATGGTCAACAGCAAAGTTATGAAAGTGGTAAGTTACAAGCATCTTATTTGAAAGATTTTTGGTGACGAAAATGTAATACAAACATTTTTGGTTTCTACCAACCTTCAAAACGCCTTTAAAAGAGTATTACATAAAGGAGATATATAGACAGAAGTACCTCCAAGTGTAGAAACAGCAAATGTTAAAAGAGTTTCTCATAGATAGTAAGACTTCATTTTTGCCCCCGAAAATTACCTTGAATGATCGACTTGTTTGGTTGATGATCTCGATATACGGCTCTTGCGAGCGAGGTGGTGTATCTGGAGTTTACCCTACAGTAATGGGTTACGAAGTGGTCTTGCCTTGAATGATTCAacgtcattaaaaaataaaacaagaccTCATTTCATTTTATACAAAGggaaagcagagagagagaagtaaaTCCAAGTGTTGAAACAGAAAATTTAAAGTGTTTCTCATAGATAATAAGGCACTGATATAGAATTCTGTGAGATCGAGTTCTTCTTTTGGAATGATCTTCGAATAATAACAGAAAATATTAATCATCAAGAACAATCATAGACAAATGCTAACCGGTTGTCCTTGCCAACTATATTTTCCCTTCATTGCCTGCCAAGATCATGTACTTGTCTTTCCTTGTAAAATTGGTGCACTCAAATCCCAAGGCTTCAGCAATCATTGCCTGCAAATAATTGGCTACTTCAAACTTGGATTTTCCTCCAACCCCACATGTAAAACCTCTTGATAACTTCTCAAGAATGTTGATGCTGTAGTGGGTAGTTGGATTCATGAGCAGGAATACAGGGTCTAAGAATTTAAGACCACTAGCCGTTGTTCCATAGAACATACTGGTCTGAATATCCACGGCAATGGGAACTATCTCATCAGTTGTCTCTGCAAACAGAGGACTAAAACGAAGCAGATAAGGCTCCCTGCAAGTGGTTCCTTCTGGACAAACCACAAGGCTCCCTTGGCTCAGCTGCTCCTCCATCTTCTTTGAATCTTCCTCCTTGTTTCTTGTTAATCGAATTGTCTTGATTGGTGCGAACCTCTCGGTAATCGTGCTTACGCTGTATATGGCTGCAGAAACTGGTTTCATGAGAGCAATTGAAACATAGATTGGATCCAGCAGAGTTCTGTGGTTGCAGACATAAAGTATGCCCCTTGATTTTTCTTCATTAGAGGAGCTTGGCCTTGAGAGAGTTCCTCTCAACCCAATTAAGGCAAAGATTGGGACAGATATCTTATAAGGGAGGAGAATTGCAACAGTGGCTCTGAtcatgaaaaggaaaaagccTAATGGTGCCCACATTAACATGACTAAAAAGGCAAGTGGAGTTGGCCGAAAAGCCAATCTTCCATCATGGAAGATCAATGGCTTTGGATATTTCTCCCTTGGAAGGACTTGCCAATTCTTCTTCTCAGCCTCACTTACCAAGCAAATTACCTGCATGGTGCAACACAAATTACTGAAATGGTTGttagaaacacacacacatgcaaacacacacacacacaaatctAAGGGGTTGGTTCGGATGGTAAGTCATTTGGCCCAATTGTCTCATGAAGTATCATATCTAAAGTTTGACCTccctaaacaattttttagggTCATGTTCGCTGGTGAAAGCTTGAGCTTTACCCGACTTGTATGAAATGACGCTTTGCCTTTGCACAGTGTCATGAAATCTAGTCAGGGCGAAccagttattaaaaaaaacacacacgcgaagagagacagagaggtgGGATTTCAACCTTGCAATGAGAAAAAAGTTGGTCTTCAAGAGGCATCTTATAGCAACCAATACCCACCACATTAGCACCACCTTTTTCTTCCCCAAAGATCTCGTTCAAAACGATCTTAGCTGGCTTCTTTTCCTCCATCAAACCCACAAAAAACCCATAAACTACCTTCAACTCTCTCCCCAAAACAGCCTCAACTCCCATGTATTCTCTCAGAAAATCATCCACCATTACACTAGGCAAATTAGTGACTCCTACTCTTCTCCCACATCTCATCACAAGATCAAAGCATTCATACCCAACATCCTCTAAGAAAAACTTCGGCAACACAGCTCTTCCAGCTCTAAAACTGTCCTTTCTAATCCCCACAAAACATACAAAAACCAGAATCTTCAGCCCCAGCTCTTCATCTACCAAACTAAACAATTTTACAAAAGGATACAAAAGAAACAGAATAAGAGCTCTTATGGGCCCTCCAGCTTCAAAGGCCACCAGCATGAAGTAAGGAAAGAGAGATGATGATTTCAAAAGTGCTCCCTCCACATGAAATAACAAAGGCTGGTTTTGAAGCTCCTCCCATCTATTGGCAAGATAAGAGTACTTCTGAAAATTCAAGTGGGATATGTGGACATTACTAAGCTTCCCCTGGAGATTGAGTTGGTTCCCTGTTCTTCTGAGCAAATGTTTGAACAGGAAGAAAAGAGCTTTCAGATTGAAAATTTCTCCAGCCATTTCCTGGTGCTTATCGTTTAACAACATTGATGAGCTTTTTATAGAGCCTTCATTTGTTAGTAAATAGTGAGAAAAATGTTCAACACTAGACAAAATAACATAGGTAACACCTACATTATGTGGTGTGATCTACATATTTTAACACATTTAACCATATATGTTATGTATACACTtgtgagtagttaatatacatatgTGGACCTAAGCtcattagcttaaatttttgagctagaagtggtgtcctaatatatatattaatttactcttgttGACTCCCCTTGGT
Coding sequences within it:
- the LOC132171197 gene encoding uncharacterized protein LOC132171197 — translated: MAWRQIFFKTRVISMSQQPHPTPGFSRFFSKSSLYVEKVGIPEFLKGIGKGVESHVAKLESEIGDFQKLLVTRTLRLKKLGIPCQQRKLILKYAHKYRVGLWRPRAEPVKS
- the LOC132172021 gene encoding probable glycerol-3-phosphate acyltransferase 2, which encodes MAGEIFNLKALFFLFKHLLRRTGNQLNLQGKLSNVHISHLNFQKYSYLANRWEELQNQPLLFHVEGALLKSSSLFPYFMLVAFEAGGPIRALILFLLYPFVKLFSLVDEELGLKILVFVCFVGIRKDSFRAGRAVLPKFFLEDVGYECFDLVMRCGRRVGVTNLPSVMVDDFLREYMGVEAVLGRELKVVYGFFVGLMEEKKPAKIVLNEIFGEEKGGANVVGIGCYKMPLEDQLFSHCKVICLVSEAEKKNWQVLPREKYPKPLIFHDGRLAFRPTPLAFLVMLMWAPLGFFLFMIRATVAILLPYKISVPIFALIGLRGTLSRPSSSNEEKSRGILYVCNHRTLLDPIYVSIALMKPVSAAIYSVSTITERFAPIKTIRLTRNKEEDSKKMEEQLSQGSLVVCPEGTTCREPYLLRFSPLFAETTDEIVPIAVDIQTSMFYGTTASGLKFLDPVFLLMNPTTHYSINILEKLSRGFTCGVGGKSKFEVANYLQAMIAEALGFECTNFTRKDKYMILAGNEGKI